One segment of Pseudodesulfovibrio sp. 5S69 DNA contains the following:
- the cobT gene encoding nicotinate-nucleotide--dimethylbenzimidazole phosphoribosyltransferase has protein sequence METAFKRTLDAIFPVDRTPEAEGQARLDNLTKPVGSLGRLEELALQLYLIQGGQPPQADPMRIYTVAGDHGVNAEGVSPYPQEVTRQMVLNFLADGAGINVLAKTVGAELFVVDAGCCGGPFDEHPALIQAKVAPGTANLAEGPAMTREQCVEALMLGVSLADRAHADGVKVLGTGEMGISNTTPSTALYAAHLGLDPAGLTGPGAGLPEGSLAAKTAVIRRGLEANKQAVDSGDPVDILAALGGFEIAALAGLVLGGAKNRQLVCVDGFISTAAYLAAWKIHPAVKDYCLLSHASAEPGYSAVVEAMGVTPYLHLGFRLGEGTGAACAMFLVRAAANIYNQMATFASAGVSESA, from the coding sequence ATGGAAACAGCATTCAAGCGCACTCTCGACGCAATTTTCCCGGTGGATCGAACCCCCGAGGCCGAGGGCCAGGCCCGTCTCGACAACCTGACCAAGCCCGTGGGCAGCCTCGGCCGCCTTGAGGAGCTGGCCCTGCAGCTCTATCTCATCCAGGGCGGGCAGCCGCCCCAGGCCGATCCCATGCGGATCTACACCGTGGCCGGGGACCACGGCGTCAACGCCGAGGGCGTGTCGCCCTATCCCCAGGAGGTCACCCGCCAGATGGTCCTCAATTTCCTGGCCGACGGCGCGGGCATCAACGTCCTGGCCAAAACCGTGGGGGCCGAACTCTTCGTGGTGGACGCGGGGTGCTGCGGCGGCCCCTTCGACGAGCACCCGGCCCTGATCCAGGCCAAGGTCGCGCCCGGCACCGCCAACCTGGCCGAAGGCCCGGCCATGACCCGGGAACAGTGCGTCGAGGCCCTCATGCTCGGTGTGTCCCTGGCCGACCGAGCCCATGCTGACGGCGTCAAGGTGCTCGGCACCGGCGAGATGGGCATCTCCAACACCACACCGTCCACGGCCCTGTACGCCGCGCACCTCGGCCTCGATCCCGCCGGGCTGACCGGTCCGGGCGCGGGACTGCCCGAAGGCAGCCTGGCGGCCAAGACCGCCGTCATCCGGCGCGGCCTGGAAGCCAACAAGCAAGCCGTGGATTCCGGCGATCCCGTCGATATCCTCGCCGCCCTGGGGGGATTCGAGATAGCCGCCCTGGCCGGGCTCGTCCTGGGCGGGGCCAAGAACCGCCAGCTCGTCTGTGTAGACGGCTTCATCTCCACCGCCGCCTACCTGGCCGCCTGGAAGATTCACCCCGCGGTCAAGGACTACTGCCTGCTCAGCCACGCCTCGGCCGAACCCGGTTATTCCGCAGTGGTCGAGGCCATGGGCGTCACTCCCTACCTCCACCTCGGCTTCCGCCTCGGCGAAGGCACCGGCGCGGCCTGCGCCATGTTCCTCGTCCGCGCGGCCGCCAACATCTACAACCAAATGGCCACCTTCGCCTCGGCCGGGGTGTCCGAAAGCGCATAG
- a CDS encoding WcbI family polysaccharide biosynthesis putative acetyltransferase produces MNRELCLIHANCQGEPLLDRLNCCPAFRDRYACRLYTNYVREPIPEADLARCGLFLYQHLGPNWGELASESLMGRLPAHARSLCIPNMFFKGYWPTWSGREGFDYRCELLDGYIDAGLTADEAILLYLRADLAAKLDLDGLLQGTLRREREREAHTPVKYMALIEERFGREPLFNTVNHPGPLLLDHAARGVLRELGLPEPDADALAALGDPFPDFEQPVHPSVAAYFGWDFAGPDREYMVYGRKLSFAVWTAHYVYARQHGVTDFIGFLQGTED; encoded by the coding sequence ATGAACCGGGAACTTTGTCTTATCCACGCCAACTGCCAGGGCGAGCCGCTGCTCGACCGGTTGAACTGCTGCCCGGCCTTCCGCGACCGGTACGCCTGCCGCCTGTACACCAACTATGTGCGCGAGCCCATCCCGGAGGCGGATCTGGCCCGCTGCGGACTGTTCCTGTACCAGCACCTCGGGCCCAACTGGGGCGAACTGGCCTCGGAATCGCTCATGGGCAGGCTGCCGGCCCACGCCCGGTCCCTGTGCATCCCGAACATGTTCTTCAAGGGGTACTGGCCCACCTGGTCGGGCCGCGAAGGGTTCGACTACCGCTGCGAGCTGCTCGACGGCTACATCGACGCCGGGCTGACCGCGGACGAGGCCATCCTGCTCTACCTGCGCGCCGACCTGGCCGCCAAGCTCGACCTGGATGGCCTCCTGCAAGGCACCCTGCGGCGCGAACGCGAGCGCGAGGCGCATACCCCGGTCAAATACATGGCCCTCATCGAGGAGCGCTTCGGCCGCGAACCGCTGTTCAACACGGTCAACCACCCCGGCCCCCTGCTCCTGGACCACGCCGCGCGCGGTGTGCTGCGCGAACTCGGCCTGCCCGAGCCCGACGCCGACGCCCTGGCCGCCCTGGGCGACCCGTTCCCGGATTTCGAACAGCCCGTCCACCCGTCCGTGGCCGCCTACTTCGGCTGGGACTTCGCCGGGCCGGACCGCGAATACATGGTCTACGGCCGCAAGCTGTCCTTCGCCGTCTGGACCGCCCACTACGTCTACGCCCGCCAGCATGGCGTGACCGACTTCATCGGGTTCCTGCAAGGGACGGAGGACTGA
- a CDS encoding Ada metal-binding domain-containing protein has protein sequence MRKLLACVLILLALSVAASAASPTYHGNRDSHVFHRPGCRYYNCKHCVVAFASRQAALDAGYRPCKVCKP, from the coding sequence ATGCGAAAACTGCTTGCCTGCGTCCTGATTCTCCTCGCGCTGTCGGTTGCGGCTTCGGCCGCGTCCCCAACCTACCACGGCAACCGCGACTCGCACGTCTTCCACCGGCCCGGCTGCCGCTATTACAACTGCAAGCATTGCGTGGTGGCCTTCGCCTCGCGCCAGGCGGCGCTGGACGCCGGGTACAGGCCGTGCAAGGTCTGCAAGCCGTAA
- the thrB gene encoding homoserine kinase, whose amino-acid sequence MAFTPIQRDEVSQPCITLVGMAGAGKSTLGGLLAKRLDWGQLDTDRYMESYYGLNLQAIMDTYGLEEFLRIEERLVSDLNLTRTVISTGGSVIYGPQAVKRLKELGPVVLLDIDEATFLERVGSGDNRGLAIGPGKSMRDLYNERLPLYRKAADLTVRTDQCAPDECVDIILQHLDIA is encoded by the coding sequence ATGGCCTTCACACCCATTCAGCGAGACGAGGTCAGCCAGCCGTGCATCACGCTGGTGGGCATGGCCGGGGCGGGCAAGTCCACTCTGGGCGGGCTGCTGGCCAAGCGGCTCGACTGGGGCCAGTTGGACACGGACCGGTACATGGAGTCCTACTACGGGCTGAACCTCCAGGCGATCATGGACACCTATGGGCTGGAGGAATTCCTGCGCATCGAAGAGAGGCTGGTCTCGGACCTGAATCTGACGCGCACAGTCATCTCCACGGGCGGCTCGGTCATCTACGGCCCCCAGGCCGTGAAACGGCTCAAGGAGCTCGGACCGGTGGTCCTGCTGGATATCGACGAGGCTACCTTTCTGGAGCGCGTGGGCAGTGGCGATAACCGGGGGTTGGCCATCGGCCCCGGCAAGAGCATGCGCGACCTTTACAACGAGCGGCTGCCGTTGTACCGCAAAGCCGCCGACCTGACGGTTCGCACGGACCAGTGCGCGCCCGACGAGTGCGTGGACATCATCCTTCAACACCTCGACATCGCATGA
- the pyrR gene encoding bifunctional pyr operon transcriptional regulator/uracil phosphoribosyltransferase PyrR — protein sequence MKDCGTILSDKEMSRTLERLAVEIYERRGDDTSLAILGIQRRGADLAERLKLLLDERLGRKVPLGKLDINLYRDDWTTNLELAPTINCSEIGFEVEGKSIVLVDDVLYSGRTVRAALEAILDYGRPKRVELLVLVDRGHRELPIQADYVGKKLDTLGDEHVNVLVVERDGEDRVCLVRGE from the coding sequence ATGAAAGACTGCGGCACCATATTGTCCGACAAGGAGATGAGCCGGACCCTGGAACGGCTGGCCGTCGAAATTTACGAGCGCCGGGGCGACGACACGTCCCTGGCCATCCTGGGCATCCAGCGCCGGGGCGCCGATCTGGCCGAGAGGCTGAAGCTGTTGCTGGACGAGCGCCTGGGCCGCAAGGTCCCGCTGGGCAAGCTCGATATCAACCTGTACCGCGACGACTGGACCACCAACCTGGAGCTGGCCCCGACCATCAACTGTTCGGAGATCGGCTTCGAGGTGGAGGGAAAATCCATCGTGCTGGTGGACGACGTGCTCTATTCCGGCCGCACGGTGCGCGCCGCGCTCGAAGCCATTCTCGACTACGGCCGCCCCAAGCGGGTGGAGCTCCTGGTCCTGGTGGACCGGGGCCACCGCGAACTGCCCATCCAGGCGGACTACGTGGGCAAGAAGCTGGACACCCTGGGTGACGAACACGTCAACGTGCTGGTCGTTGAACGCGACGGCGAGGACCGGGTCTGTCTGGTCCGGGGCGAGTAG
- a CDS encoding IscA/HesB family protein, producing MIEVTEAAQKQLEGYFQDKEASPIRVYLAAGGUAGPRLTLALDEPNDKDDVSEAGGFTFLVEKDLLAQTGNIKIDMTYYGFVVESENPMSGDGSSCDCSSAGSCGSAGSGGCGC from the coding sequence ATGATCGAAGTCACTGAAGCTGCCCAGAAGCAGCTTGAAGGCTACTTCCAGGACAAGGAAGCGTCCCCGATCCGCGTGTACCTCGCGGCCGGCGGCTGAGCGGGCCCGCGCCTGACCCTGGCTCTGGATGAGCCTAACGATAAGGATGACGTGTCCGAGGCCGGTGGATTCACCTTCCTCGTGGAAAAGGACCTGCTGGCCCAGACCGGCAACATCAAGATCGACATGACCTATTACGGATTCGTCGTGGAATCCGAGAACCCCATGAGCGGAGACGGCTCCAGCTGCGACTGCTCCTCGGCCGGTTCCTGCGGTTCCGCCGGCTCCGGCGGCTGCGGCTGCTAG
- a CDS encoding IscA/HesB family protein, with protein sequence MITVTESAQNELTKYFADKDMQPIRVHLADGGCAGPRLSLALDEPRDGDKSVEQGAFTFLINEELAQASGAVSIDMTPYGFQVSSENEIGGGGSCGCSSCGTGSCGC encoded by the coding sequence ATGATCACTGTCACTGAATCGGCCCAGAACGAACTGACCAAATACTTTGCGGACAAGGACATGCAGCCCATCCGCGTGCATCTGGCCGACGGCGGATGCGCCGGGCCGCGTCTCTCCCTGGCCCTGGACGAGCCGCGCGACGGCGACAAGTCCGTGGAGCAGGGAGCCTTCACCTTCCTGATCAACGAGGAACTGGCCCAGGCCTCGGGCGCCGTGTCCATCGACATGACCCCTTACGGCTTCCAGGTCTCCTCCGAGAACGAGATCGGCGGTGGCGGAAGTTGCGGCTGCTCCTCCTGCGGCACCGGCTCCTGCGGCTGCTAG
- a CDS encoding phenylacetate--CoA ligase family protein: MYYTEYETEPRDKRMKRKWKGVKDVLLAAERASGEFQARLRELGACARDFKDWDDYARIPPLRKRDIIQWQREHGIGWFLAVKPGELSRIYQSPGPIYDPEGPEPDYWAWSEGFFAAGFRPGDLAQMTFSYHMTPAGLMFEEPLKDIGCAVVPAGPGNTERQIEFMTQLPVNAFIGMASYLKVIGEKAVALGLDPLEDFHLEKAYVAAEPLPESLRAEVEAMFGISVRQGYGTADVGCIAYECRELGGMHLSNYRHVEICDPATGLPVPDGEVGEVVVTPFFSDYPLVRLATGDLSSMDLSQCACGRTARKLTGWKGRADDTVKVKGQFVYPGQAATVFSRFSAISGWQIRVKHVSGRDVLVVVVETAQPFDTESFEADFQALMKLRPVVETCAPGTLPNGAPRLVDERTFD; the protein is encoded by the coding sequence ATGTACTACACCGAATATGAGACGGAGCCGCGCGACAAGCGGATGAAACGCAAGTGGAAGGGCGTGAAGGATGTGCTCCTGGCGGCCGAGCGGGCGTCGGGCGAGTTTCAGGCGCGGTTGCGGGAACTGGGGGCGTGCGCCAGGGATTTCAAGGACTGGGACGACTACGCCAGGATCCCTCCCCTGCGCAAGCGGGACATCATCCAGTGGCAGCGGGAGCACGGCATCGGCTGGTTCCTGGCCGTCAAGCCCGGCGAGCTTTCGCGCATCTACCAGTCGCCCGGCCCGATCTACGACCCCGAGGGGCCCGAGCCCGACTATTGGGCGTGGTCCGAGGGCTTCTTCGCCGCCGGATTCCGGCCCGGCGACCTGGCCCAGATGACCTTTTCCTACCACATGACCCCGGCCGGGCTGATGTTCGAGGAGCCGCTCAAGGACATCGGCTGCGCGGTCGTCCCGGCCGGTCCGGGCAACACCGAAAGGCAGATCGAGTTCATGACGCAACTGCCGGTCAACGCCTTCATCGGCATGGCCAGCTACCTCAAGGTCATCGGCGAGAAGGCCGTGGCCCTGGGGCTCGACCCGTTGGAGGATTTCCATTTGGAAAAGGCGTACGTGGCGGCCGAGCCGCTGCCCGAATCCCTGCGCGCTGAGGTGGAAGCGATGTTCGGCATCTCCGTGCGCCAGGGATACGGCACGGCGGACGTGGGCTGCATCGCCTACGAGTGCCGGGAGCTGGGCGGCATGCACCTGTCCAACTACCGCCACGTGGAGATCTGCGACCCGGCCACCGGGCTGCCCGTGCCCGACGGCGAGGTGGGCGAGGTGGTGGTCACTCCGTTTTTCTCCGACTATCCGCTGGTCCGGCTGGCCACGGGCGACCTGTCGTCCATGGACCTGAGCCAATGCGCGTGCGGGCGCACGGCCAGAAAGCTTACCGGATGGAAAGGCCGGGCCGACGACACGGTCAAGGTCAAGGGGCAGTTTGTCTATCCGGGCCAGGCCGCCACGGTCTTTTCGCGATTTTCGGCCATTTCCGGCTGGCAGATTCGGGTAAAACATGTTAGTGGCAGGGACGTACTCGTTGTTGTGGTCGAAACGGCGCAACCTTTCGATACGGAAAGCTTCGAGGCCGACTTTCAGGCCTTGATGAAATTGCGACCAGTCGTCGAGACCTGCGCCCCCGGCACCCTGCCGAACGGCGCCCCCCGTCTCGTCGATGAAAGGACTTTCGATTAA
- a CDS encoding CBS domain-containing protein, producing MYVGLKMLRDFVKVTPQTLVKDAQKQLEDNKLWMLLVVDDDGKLVGYVRKEDISAALPSIMTSLEKHEINYLMGKLTVEKIYRTDIKTVAPETEIEGAADMMYEMNLAGLAVVGETGELIGYINRNVMLDVLAEEMGYREGGSRLTLEVEDRSGVLYEVAGVIANMKISIISTGTFFYSGRRIVVVRMDTEDPATVAAALEDRGYKLVTPEDFAEEWS from the coding sequence ATGTACGTCGGACTGAAAATGCTTCGCGACTTCGTCAAGGTTACCCCCCAGACGCTGGTCAAGGACGCCCAGAAGCAGCTTGAGGACAATAAGCTCTGGATGCTCCTGGTGGTGGACGACGATGGCAAGCTGGTCGGCTACGTGCGCAAGGAAGATATCTCGGCGGCCCTGCCCAGCATCATGACGTCCCTGGAAAAGCACGAGATCAACTACCTGATGGGCAAGCTCACGGTGGAGAAGATCTACCGCACGGACATCAAGACCGTGGCCCCGGAGACCGAGATCGAGGGCGCGGCCGACATGATGTACGAGATGAACCTGGCCGGGCTGGCCGTGGTCGGCGAGACCGGCGAGCTCATCGGCTACATCAACCGCAACGTCATGCTCGACGTCCTGGCCGAGGAAATGGGCTACCGCGAGGGCGGCAGCCGCCTGACCCTGGAGGTGGAGGACCGTTCCGGCGTGCTCTACGAGGTCGCCGGGGTCATCGCCAACATGAAGATCTCGATCATCTCCACCGGCACCTTCTTTTACAGCGGACGCCGCATCGTGGTCGTCCGCATGGACACCGAAGACCCGGCCACGGTCGCCGCGGCCCTGGAGGACCGGGGCTACAAACTGGTCACTCCCGAGGATTTCGCGGAGGAGTGGTCCTAG